One window from the genome of Cucumis melo cultivar AY chromosome 12, USDA_Cmelo_AY_1.0, whole genome shotgun sequence encodes:
- the LOC103499765 gene encoding pentatricopeptide repeat-containing protein At2g13600-like isoform X1, producing the protein MYSAAPISPAAVAAHSLSHSLASPSKPQFLILFFLSLFRPSQGRLISYTMQCCTKVALFTSPSKTRLILRLFRGLPLQVHHCPTQEHFLYVKLNIGYDPFSQLSYMEISQNFFEAMKACTLIGSRSIASKLHGQLISTGLCSSVFLQNHLLHMYSKCGLIHEAFQIFLDSKQRNVITWNTILNGLLDSGRVRDAEKMFDEMPLRDPVSWTAMMSGYFRNGQAMDTIKLFVSMFRDSDYVPDLFCFSCAMKACSSVGYIRIAHQLHGLSEKYGFGNNKVIQNSVIDMYIKCDAIYAAEQVFLRIEKPSLFSWNCMIYGYSKLHEMRRAVDTFRQMPERDSVSWNTIISAFSQRGLHTKSLGTFVEMWIQGCQPNSMTYASVLSACANIYDFQWGKHLHARIVRIEPFLDVLVGNGLVDMYAKCGLIDASKRVFNTLRERNVVTWTSLISGIAHFGSQEEVYDIFYRMRKDCVILDTFILATILGVCEGEKNISIGEQLHGFTVKTGMNSSVPVGNATLSMYAKCGDFEKASLAFETMAAHDVISWTTMITSFTRSGNVERARDYFNRMPERNVISWNAMLGAYCQNSFWEEGLKLYILMQRQEVRPDWITFVTTISACSELAISKLGTQILSQAVKVGLGSDVSVANSAITLYSRCGRIEEAQKIFDSIQEKNLVSWNSIMGGYAQNGEGRKVIEVFQNMLMVGCRPDHITYIAILSGCSHSGLVKEAKYHFNSMTKDFGISATPEHFVCMVDLFGRAGLLKLALDLIDQMPFKPNASIWGSLLSACRIHHDTEMAELAMKNLLELNTENFESYILLANAYSSSGRLECVSEVRQVMKEKGVQKDPGCSWIEVCNRVHVFTANETSHPQMKDIYKALEDIVKKIKDDYGYVDRSSFVGYHSEKLAIAFGLISLPDWMPIYVMKNLRVCNDCHQVMKLISLVVMRKLVVRDGHRFHHLENGSCSCGDYW; encoded by the exons ATGTATTCCGCCGCCCCTATCTCTCCTGCCGCTGTCGCCGCCCACTCCCTCTCACATTCTCTTGCCTCTCCGAGCAAACCACAGTTTCTTATTCTGTTTTTTCTCTCGCTTTTTCGACCCTCCCAag GAAGATTAATATCATACACAATGCAGTGTTGCACAAAAGTTGCATTATTCACATCTCCCTCCAAAACAAG GCTCATCCTCAGGCTCTTCCGTGGCCTCCCACTTCAGGTTCATCATTGTCCAACTCAGGAACATTTCCTCTATGTTAAGCTCAATATCGGTTACGACCCCTTTTCTCAGCTTTCTTACATGGAAATCTCCCAAAATTTCTTTGAGGCTATGAAAGCTTGTACATTAATTGGATCGAGATCCATTGCGTCAAAGCTTCATGGTCAACTTATCTCCACTGGTTTGTGCTCCTCTGTATTCCTCCAAAACCATCTCTTACACATGTACTCAAAATGTGGGTTAATACATGAGGCTTTTCAGATTTTCTTGGACAGCAAGCAACGCAATGTCATTACTTGGAATACTATTCTTAATGGGTTGTTGGATTCTGGTCGTGTAAGGGACGCAGAGAagatgtttgatgaaatgccccTTAGAGATCCTGTTTCTTGGACTGCAATGATGTCGGGCTACTTCCGTAATGGTCAAGCGATGGACACTATTAAACTTTTTGTTTCGATGTTTCGGGATTCAGATTATGTTCCTGACTTGTTTTGTTTCTCTTGTGCAATGAAGGCTTGTAGTAGTGTTGGTTACATAAGGATAGCTCATCAGTTGCACGGTCTCTCAGAGAAATATGGGTTTGGAAACAACAAAGTCATCCAAAATTCTGTCATTGATATGTATATTAAGTGTGATGCTATTTATGCTGCTGAGCAAGTGTTTCTAAGGATAGAAAAGCCAAGCTTATTTAGTTGGAATTGTATGATCTATGGTTACTCTAAATTGCACGAGATGAGACGGGCAGTTGACACTTTTAGACAAATGCCTGAACGTGATTCCGTCTCTTGGAACACAATCATTTCAGCATTTTCTCAACGTGGTTTGCACACAAAGAGCCTTGGTACATTTGTTGAGATGTGGATTCAGGGTTGTCAACCAAATTCAATGACATATGCAAGCGTTCTTAGTGCATGTGCTAATATCTATGATTTTCAATGGGGTAAACATTTGCATGCTCGAATCGTCCGCATCGAACCCTTTTTGGATGTTTTGGTGGGGAATGGATTGGTCGATATGTATGCAAAATGTGGACTCATTGATGCCTCAAAAAGGGTATTTAACACATTAAGGGAACGCAATGTAGTAACCTGGACGTCACTAATCAGTGGAATTGCACACTTTGGTAGTCAAGAAGAagtttatgatattttttatcGAATGAGAAAAGATTGTGTTATTTTGGATACTTTCATTCTTGCAACCATTCTTGGTGTATGTGaaggagaaaaaaatatttctatTGGGGAGCAATTACATGGATTTACAGTGAAAACTGGGATGAATTCATCTGTGCCTGTAGGCAATGCTACTTTGTCAATGTATGCAAAATGTGGAGATTTTGAGAAGGCAAGTCTTGCTTTTGAAACAATGGCTGCTCACGATGTTATTTCATGGACAACAATGATCACTTCGTTCACCCGCAGTGGCAATGTAGAAAGAGCACGGGATTATTTCAACCGAATGCCGGAGCGTAATGTCATAAGTTGGAATGCGATGTTAGGTGCATATTGTCAAAACAGTTTTTGGGAAGAAGGTTTAAAATTGTACATTCTCATGCAAAGACAGGAAGTTAGGCCAGATTGGATCACCTTTGTCACCACGATCAGTGCTTGTTCTGAGTTAGCGATTTCAAAACTTGGAACACAAATTCTATCCCAAGCTGTTAAAGTAGGGCTTGGTTCTGATGTTTCAGTTGCCAACAGTGCAATTACCTTATATTCCAGATGTGGTAGAATTGAAGAAGCGCAGAAAATTTTTGACTCAATACAAGAGAAAAACTTGGTTTCTTGGAACTCAATAATGGGAGGATATGCTCAAAATGGTGAAGGCAGGAAGGTGATTGAAGTTTTTCAGAACATGTTGATGGTTGGTTGCAGACCTGATCATATCACGTATATAGCAATTCTCTCAGGTTGCAGCCACTCGGGCCTTGTAAAAGAagcaaaatatcattttaactCCATGACTAAAGATTTTGGCATCTCTGCAACTCCTGAGCACTTTGTGTGTATGGTAGATCTGTTTGGTCGAGCTGGGTTACTAAAGCTGGCTTTGGATTTGATTGATCAAATGCCATTTAAGCCGAATGCCAGTATATGGGGTTCTCTACTCAGTGCTTGTAGGATCCACCATGACACTGAAATGGCAGAGCTGGCAATGAAGAACTTGCTAGAATTGAACACGGAAAACTTTGAAAGTTACATTCTGCTTGCAAATGCCTACTCTAGTTCTGGGAGACTGGAATGCGTTTCTGAGGTGAGACAAGTGATGAAAGAGAAGGGAGTACAGAAGGATCCTGGCTGCAGCTGGATAGAGGTGTGCAACAGGGTCCATGTATTTACTGCGAATGAAACAAGTCATCCACAAATGAAGGATATTTACAAGGCATTGGAAGACATTGTTAAGAAGATCAAAGATGATTATGGTTATGTTGATAGGTCAAGTTTTGTTGGGTATCATAGTGAGAAGCTTGCTATTGCTTTTGGTTTGATCAGCTTGCCTGATTGGATGCCAATCTATGTGATGAAAAACCTTCGAGTTTGCAATGATTGTCACCAGGTGATGAAATTGATTTCTCTTGTTGTCATGAGGAAACTTGTTGTGCGGGATGGGCACCGATTTCATCACTTGGAGAATGGAAGTTGCTCTTGTGGAGATTACTGGTAG
- the LOC103499765 gene encoding pentatricopeptide repeat-containing protein At2g13600-like isoform X3: MQCCTKVALFTSPSKTRLILRLFRGLPLQVHHCPTQEHFLYVKLNIGYDPFSQLSYMEISQNFFEAMKACTLIGSRSIASKLHGQLISTGLCSSVFLQNHLLHMYSKCGLIHEAFQIFLDSKQRNVITWNTILNGLLDSGRVRDAEKMFDEMPLRDPVSWTAMMSGYFRNGQAMDTIKLFVSMFRDSDYVPDLFCFSCAMKACSSVGYIRIAHQLHGLSEKYGFGNNKVIQNSVIDMYIKCDAIYAAEQVFLRIEKPSLFSWNCMIYGYSKLHEMRRAVDTFRQMPERDSVSWNTIISAFSQRGLHTKSLGTFVEMWIQGCQPNSMTYASVLSACANIYDFQWGKHLHARIVRIEPFLDVLVGNGLVDMYAKCGLIDASKRVFNTLRERNVVTWTSLISGIAHFGSQEEVYDIFYRMRKDCVILDTFILATILGVCEGEKNISIGEQLHGFTVKTGMNSSVPVGNATLSMYAKCGDFEKASLAFETMAAHDVISWTTMITSFTRSGNVERARDYFNRMPERNVISWNAMLGAYCQNSFWEEGLKLYILMQRQEVRPDWITFVTTISACSELAISKLGTQILSQAVKVGLGSDVSVANSAITLYSRCGRIEEAQKIFDSIQEKNLVSWNSIMGGYAQNGEGRKVIEVFQNMLMVGCRPDHITYIAILSGCSHSGLVKEAKYHFNSMTKDFGISATPEHFVCMVDLFGRAGLLKLALDLIDQMPFKPNASIWGSLLSACRIHHDTEMAELAMKNLLELNTENFESYILLANAYSSSGRLECVSEVRQVMKEKGVQKDPGCSWIEVCNRVHVFTANETSHPQMKDIYKALEDIVKKIKDDYGYVDRSSFVGYHSEKLAIAFGLISLPDWMPIYVMKNLRVCNDCHQVMKLISLVVMRKLVVRDGHRFHHLENGSCSCGDYW; the protein is encoded by the exons ATGCAGTGTTGCACAAAAGTTGCATTATTCACATCTCCCTCCAAAACAAG GCTCATCCTCAGGCTCTTCCGTGGCCTCCCACTTCAGGTTCATCATTGTCCAACTCAGGAACATTTCCTCTATGTTAAGCTCAATATCGGTTACGACCCCTTTTCTCAGCTTTCTTACATGGAAATCTCCCAAAATTTCTTTGAGGCTATGAAAGCTTGTACATTAATTGGATCGAGATCCATTGCGTCAAAGCTTCATGGTCAACTTATCTCCACTGGTTTGTGCTCCTCTGTATTCCTCCAAAACCATCTCTTACACATGTACTCAAAATGTGGGTTAATACATGAGGCTTTTCAGATTTTCTTGGACAGCAAGCAACGCAATGTCATTACTTGGAATACTATTCTTAATGGGTTGTTGGATTCTGGTCGTGTAAGGGACGCAGAGAagatgtttgatgaaatgccccTTAGAGATCCTGTTTCTTGGACTGCAATGATGTCGGGCTACTTCCGTAATGGTCAAGCGATGGACACTATTAAACTTTTTGTTTCGATGTTTCGGGATTCAGATTATGTTCCTGACTTGTTTTGTTTCTCTTGTGCAATGAAGGCTTGTAGTAGTGTTGGTTACATAAGGATAGCTCATCAGTTGCACGGTCTCTCAGAGAAATATGGGTTTGGAAACAACAAAGTCATCCAAAATTCTGTCATTGATATGTATATTAAGTGTGATGCTATTTATGCTGCTGAGCAAGTGTTTCTAAGGATAGAAAAGCCAAGCTTATTTAGTTGGAATTGTATGATCTATGGTTACTCTAAATTGCACGAGATGAGACGGGCAGTTGACACTTTTAGACAAATGCCTGAACGTGATTCCGTCTCTTGGAACACAATCATTTCAGCATTTTCTCAACGTGGTTTGCACACAAAGAGCCTTGGTACATTTGTTGAGATGTGGATTCAGGGTTGTCAACCAAATTCAATGACATATGCAAGCGTTCTTAGTGCATGTGCTAATATCTATGATTTTCAATGGGGTAAACATTTGCATGCTCGAATCGTCCGCATCGAACCCTTTTTGGATGTTTTGGTGGGGAATGGATTGGTCGATATGTATGCAAAATGTGGACTCATTGATGCCTCAAAAAGGGTATTTAACACATTAAGGGAACGCAATGTAGTAACCTGGACGTCACTAATCAGTGGAATTGCACACTTTGGTAGTCAAGAAGAagtttatgatattttttatcGAATGAGAAAAGATTGTGTTATTTTGGATACTTTCATTCTTGCAACCATTCTTGGTGTATGTGaaggagaaaaaaatatttctatTGGGGAGCAATTACATGGATTTACAGTGAAAACTGGGATGAATTCATCTGTGCCTGTAGGCAATGCTACTTTGTCAATGTATGCAAAATGTGGAGATTTTGAGAAGGCAAGTCTTGCTTTTGAAACAATGGCTGCTCACGATGTTATTTCATGGACAACAATGATCACTTCGTTCACCCGCAGTGGCAATGTAGAAAGAGCACGGGATTATTTCAACCGAATGCCGGAGCGTAATGTCATAAGTTGGAATGCGATGTTAGGTGCATATTGTCAAAACAGTTTTTGGGAAGAAGGTTTAAAATTGTACATTCTCATGCAAAGACAGGAAGTTAGGCCAGATTGGATCACCTTTGTCACCACGATCAGTGCTTGTTCTGAGTTAGCGATTTCAAAACTTGGAACACAAATTCTATCCCAAGCTGTTAAAGTAGGGCTTGGTTCTGATGTTTCAGTTGCCAACAGTGCAATTACCTTATATTCCAGATGTGGTAGAATTGAAGAAGCGCAGAAAATTTTTGACTCAATACAAGAGAAAAACTTGGTTTCTTGGAACTCAATAATGGGAGGATATGCTCAAAATGGTGAAGGCAGGAAGGTGATTGAAGTTTTTCAGAACATGTTGATGGTTGGTTGCAGACCTGATCATATCACGTATATAGCAATTCTCTCAGGTTGCAGCCACTCGGGCCTTGTAAAAGAagcaaaatatcattttaactCCATGACTAAAGATTTTGGCATCTCTGCAACTCCTGAGCACTTTGTGTGTATGGTAGATCTGTTTGGTCGAGCTGGGTTACTAAAGCTGGCTTTGGATTTGATTGATCAAATGCCATTTAAGCCGAATGCCAGTATATGGGGTTCTCTACTCAGTGCTTGTAGGATCCACCATGACACTGAAATGGCAGAGCTGGCAATGAAGAACTTGCTAGAATTGAACACGGAAAACTTTGAAAGTTACATTCTGCTTGCAAATGCCTACTCTAGTTCTGGGAGACTGGAATGCGTTTCTGAGGTGAGACAAGTGATGAAAGAGAAGGGAGTACAGAAGGATCCTGGCTGCAGCTGGATAGAGGTGTGCAACAGGGTCCATGTATTTACTGCGAATGAAACAAGTCATCCACAAATGAAGGATATTTACAAGGCATTGGAAGACATTGTTAAGAAGATCAAAGATGATTATGGTTATGTTGATAGGTCAAGTTTTGTTGGGTATCATAGTGAGAAGCTTGCTATTGCTTTTGGTTTGATCAGCTTGCCTGATTGGATGCCAATCTATGTGATGAAAAACCTTCGAGTTTGCAATGATTGTCACCAGGTGATGAAATTGATTTCTCTTGTTGTCATGAGGAAACTTGTTGTGCGGGATGGGCACCGATTTCATCACTTGGAGAATGGAAGTTGCTCTTGTGGAGATTACTGGTAG
- the LOC103499765 gene encoding pentatricopeptide repeat-containing protein At2g13600-like isoform X2: MDPLPIHPPPTMPSCLQSNVFRRPYLSCRCRRPLPLTFSCLSEQTTVSYSVFSLAFSTLPRLILRLFRGLPLQVHHCPTQEHFLYVKLNIGYDPFSQLSYMEISQNFFEAMKACTLIGSRSIASKLHGQLISTGLCSSVFLQNHLLHMYSKCGLIHEAFQIFLDSKQRNVITWNTILNGLLDSGRVRDAEKMFDEMPLRDPVSWTAMMSGYFRNGQAMDTIKLFVSMFRDSDYVPDLFCFSCAMKACSSVGYIRIAHQLHGLSEKYGFGNNKVIQNSVIDMYIKCDAIYAAEQVFLRIEKPSLFSWNCMIYGYSKLHEMRRAVDTFRQMPERDSVSWNTIISAFSQRGLHTKSLGTFVEMWIQGCQPNSMTYASVLSACANIYDFQWGKHLHARIVRIEPFLDVLVGNGLVDMYAKCGLIDASKRVFNTLRERNVVTWTSLISGIAHFGSQEEVYDIFYRMRKDCVILDTFILATILGVCEGEKNISIGEQLHGFTVKTGMNSSVPVGNATLSMYAKCGDFEKASLAFETMAAHDVISWTTMITSFTRSGNVERARDYFNRMPERNVISWNAMLGAYCQNSFWEEGLKLYILMQRQEVRPDWITFVTTISACSELAISKLGTQILSQAVKVGLGSDVSVANSAITLYSRCGRIEEAQKIFDSIQEKNLVSWNSIMGGYAQNGEGRKVIEVFQNMLMVGCRPDHITYIAILSGCSHSGLVKEAKYHFNSMTKDFGISATPEHFVCMVDLFGRAGLLKLALDLIDQMPFKPNASIWGSLLSACRIHHDTEMAELAMKNLLELNTENFESYILLANAYSSSGRLECVSEVRQVMKEKGVQKDPGCSWIEVCNRVHVFTANETSHPQMKDIYKALEDIVKKIKDDYGYVDRSSFVGYHSEKLAIAFGLISLPDWMPIYVMKNLRVCNDCHQVMKLISLVVMRKLVVRDGHRFHHLENGSCSCGDYW, translated from the exons ATGGATCCTCTCCCGATCCACCCACCTCCAACGATGCCGAGCTGCCTCCAATCTAATGTATTCCGCCGCCCCTATCTCTCCTGCCGCTGTCGCCGCCCACTCCCTCTCACATTCTCTTGCCTCTCCGAGCAAACCACAGTTTCTTATTCTGTTTTTTCTCTCGCTTTTTCGACCCTCCCAag GCTCATCCTCAGGCTCTTCCGTGGCCTCCCACTTCAGGTTCATCATTGTCCAACTCAGGAACATTTCCTCTATGTTAAGCTCAATATCGGTTACGACCCCTTTTCTCAGCTTTCTTACATGGAAATCTCCCAAAATTTCTTTGAGGCTATGAAAGCTTGTACATTAATTGGATCGAGATCCATTGCGTCAAAGCTTCATGGTCAACTTATCTCCACTGGTTTGTGCTCCTCTGTATTCCTCCAAAACCATCTCTTACACATGTACTCAAAATGTGGGTTAATACATGAGGCTTTTCAGATTTTCTTGGACAGCAAGCAACGCAATGTCATTACTTGGAATACTATTCTTAATGGGTTGTTGGATTCTGGTCGTGTAAGGGACGCAGAGAagatgtttgatgaaatgccccTTAGAGATCCTGTTTCTTGGACTGCAATGATGTCGGGCTACTTCCGTAATGGTCAAGCGATGGACACTATTAAACTTTTTGTTTCGATGTTTCGGGATTCAGATTATGTTCCTGACTTGTTTTGTTTCTCTTGTGCAATGAAGGCTTGTAGTAGTGTTGGTTACATAAGGATAGCTCATCAGTTGCACGGTCTCTCAGAGAAATATGGGTTTGGAAACAACAAAGTCATCCAAAATTCTGTCATTGATATGTATATTAAGTGTGATGCTATTTATGCTGCTGAGCAAGTGTTTCTAAGGATAGAAAAGCCAAGCTTATTTAGTTGGAATTGTATGATCTATGGTTACTCTAAATTGCACGAGATGAGACGGGCAGTTGACACTTTTAGACAAATGCCTGAACGTGATTCCGTCTCTTGGAACACAATCATTTCAGCATTTTCTCAACGTGGTTTGCACACAAAGAGCCTTGGTACATTTGTTGAGATGTGGATTCAGGGTTGTCAACCAAATTCAATGACATATGCAAGCGTTCTTAGTGCATGTGCTAATATCTATGATTTTCAATGGGGTAAACATTTGCATGCTCGAATCGTCCGCATCGAACCCTTTTTGGATGTTTTGGTGGGGAATGGATTGGTCGATATGTATGCAAAATGTGGACTCATTGATGCCTCAAAAAGGGTATTTAACACATTAAGGGAACGCAATGTAGTAACCTGGACGTCACTAATCAGTGGAATTGCACACTTTGGTAGTCAAGAAGAagtttatgatattttttatcGAATGAGAAAAGATTGTGTTATTTTGGATACTTTCATTCTTGCAACCATTCTTGGTGTATGTGaaggagaaaaaaatatttctatTGGGGAGCAATTACATGGATTTACAGTGAAAACTGGGATGAATTCATCTGTGCCTGTAGGCAATGCTACTTTGTCAATGTATGCAAAATGTGGAGATTTTGAGAAGGCAAGTCTTGCTTTTGAAACAATGGCTGCTCACGATGTTATTTCATGGACAACAATGATCACTTCGTTCACCCGCAGTGGCAATGTAGAAAGAGCACGGGATTATTTCAACCGAATGCCGGAGCGTAATGTCATAAGTTGGAATGCGATGTTAGGTGCATATTGTCAAAACAGTTTTTGGGAAGAAGGTTTAAAATTGTACATTCTCATGCAAAGACAGGAAGTTAGGCCAGATTGGATCACCTTTGTCACCACGATCAGTGCTTGTTCTGAGTTAGCGATTTCAAAACTTGGAACACAAATTCTATCCCAAGCTGTTAAAGTAGGGCTTGGTTCTGATGTTTCAGTTGCCAACAGTGCAATTACCTTATATTCCAGATGTGGTAGAATTGAAGAAGCGCAGAAAATTTTTGACTCAATACAAGAGAAAAACTTGGTTTCTTGGAACTCAATAATGGGAGGATATGCTCAAAATGGTGAAGGCAGGAAGGTGATTGAAGTTTTTCAGAACATGTTGATGGTTGGTTGCAGACCTGATCATATCACGTATATAGCAATTCTCTCAGGTTGCAGCCACTCGGGCCTTGTAAAAGAagcaaaatatcattttaactCCATGACTAAAGATTTTGGCATCTCTGCAACTCCTGAGCACTTTGTGTGTATGGTAGATCTGTTTGGTCGAGCTGGGTTACTAAAGCTGGCTTTGGATTTGATTGATCAAATGCCATTTAAGCCGAATGCCAGTATATGGGGTTCTCTACTCAGTGCTTGTAGGATCCACCATGACACTGAAATGGCAGAGCTGGCAATGAAGAACTTGCTAGAATTGAACACGGAAAACTTTGAAAGTTACATTCTGCTTGCAAATGCCTACTCTAGTTCTGGGAGACTGGAATGCGTTTCTGAGGTGAGACAAGTGATGAAAGAGAAGGGAGTACAGAAGGATCCTGGCTGCAGCTGGATAGAGGTGTGCAACAGGGTCCATGTATTTACTGCGAATGAAACAAGTCATCCACAAATGAAGGATATTTACAAGGCATTGGAAGACATTGTTAAGAAGATCAAAGATGATTATGGTTATGTTGATAGGTCAAGTTTTGTTGGGTATCATAGTGAGAAGCTTGCTATTGCTTTTGGTTTGATCAGCTTGCCTGATTGGATGCCAATCTATGTGATGAAAAACCTTCGAGTTTGCAATGATTGTCACCAGGTGATGAAATTGATTTCTCTTGTTGTCATGAGGAAACTTGTTGTGCGGGATGGGCACCGATTTCATCACTTGGAGAATGGAAGTTGCTCTTGTGGAGATTACTGGTAG
- the LOC103499765 gene encoding pentatricopeptide repeat-containing protein At2g13600-like isoform X4: MVNLSPLIFLDSKQRNVITWNTILNGLLDSGRVRDAEKMFDEMPLRDPVSWTAMMSGYFRNGQAMDTIKLFVSMFRDSDYVPDLFCFSCAMKACSSVGYIRIAHQLHGLSEKYGFGNNKVIQNSVIDMYIKCDAIYAAEQVFLRIEKPSLFSWNCMIYGYSKLHEMRRAVDTFRQMPERDSVSWNTIISAFSQRGLHTKSLGTFVEMWIQGCQPNSMTYASVLSACANIYDFQWGKHLHARIVRIEPFLDVLVGNGLVDMYAKCGLIDASKRVFNTLRERNVVTWTSLISGIAHFGSQEEVYDIFYRMRKDCVILDTFILATILGVCEGEKNISIGEQLHGFTVKTGMNSSVPVGNATLSMYAKCGDFEKASLAFETMAAHDVISWTTMITSFTRSGNVERARDYFNRMPERNVISWNAMLGAYCQNSFWEEGLKLYILMQRQEVRPDWITFVTTISACSELAISKLGTQILSQAVKVGLGSDVSVANSAITLYSRCGRIEEAQKIFDSIQEKNLVSWNSIMGGYAQNGEGRKVIEVFQNMLMVGCRPDHITYIAILSGCSHSGLVKEAKYHFNSMTKDFGISATPEHFVCMVDLFGRAGLLKLALDLIDQMPFKPNASIWGSLLSACRIHHDTEMAELAMKNLLELNTENFESYILLANAYSSSGRLECVSEVRQVMKEKGVQKDPGCSWIEVCNRVHVFTANETSHPQMKDIYKALEDIVKKIKDDYGYVDRSSFVGYHSEKLAIAFGLISLPDWMPIYVMKNLRVCNDCHQVMKLISLVVMRKLVVRDGHRFHHLENGSCSCGDYW; the protein is encoded by the exons ATGGTCAACTTATCTCCACTG ATTTTCTTGGACAGCAAGCAACGCAATGTCATTACTTGGAATACTATTCTTAATGGGTTGTTGGATTCTGGTCGTGTAAGGGACGCAGAGAagatgtttgatgaaatgccccTTAGAGATCCTGTTTCTTGGACTGCAATGATGTCGGGCTACTTCCGTAATGGTCAAGCGATGGACACTATTAAACTTTTTGTTTCGATGTTTCGGGATTCAGATTATGTTCCTGACTTGTTTTGTTTCTCTTGTGCAATGAAGGCTTGTAGTAGTGTTGGTTACATAAGGATAGCTCATCAGTTGCACGGTCTCTCAGAGAAATATGGGTTTGGAAACAACAAAGTCATCCAAAATTCTGTCATTGATATGTATATTAAGTGTGATGCTATTTATGCTGCTGAGCAAGTGTTTCTAAGGATAGAAAAGCCAAGCTTATTTAGTTGGAATTGTATGATCTATGGTTACTCTAAATTGCACGAGATGAGACGGGCAGTTGACACTTTTAGACAAATGCCTGAACGTGATTCCGTCTCTTGGAACACAATCATTTCAGCATTTTCTCAACGTGGTTTGCACACAAAGAGCCTTGGTACATTTGTTGAGATGTGGATTCAGGGTTGTCAACCAAATTCAATGACATATGCAAGCGTTCTTAGTGCATGTGCTAATATCTATGATTTTCAATGGGGTAAACATTTGCATGCTCGAATCGTCCGCATCGAACCCTTTTTGGATGTTTTGGTGGGGAATGGATTGGTCGATATGTATGCAAAATGTGGACTCATTGATGCCTCAAAAAGGGTATTTAACACATTAAGGGAACGCAATGTAGTAACCTGGACGTCACTAATCAGTGGAATTGCACACTTTGGTAGTCAAGAAGAagtttatgatattttttatcGAATGAGAAAAGATTGTGTTATTTTGGATACTTTCATTCTTGCAACCATTCTTGGTGTATGTGaaggagaaaaaaatatttctatTGGGGAGCAATTACATGGATTTACAGTGAAAACTGGGATGAATTCATCTGTGCCTGTAGGCAATGCTACTTTGTCAATGTATGCAAAATGTGGAGATTTTGAGAAGGCAAGTCTTGCTTTTGAAACAATGGCTGCTCACGATGTTATTTCATGGACAACAATGATCACTTCGTTCACCCGCAGTGGCAATGTAGAAAGAGCACGGGATTATTTCAACCGAATGCCGGAGCGTAATGTCATAAGTTGGAATGCGATGTTAGGTGCATATTGTCAAAACAGTTTTTGGGAAGAAGGTTTAAAATTGTACATTCTCATGCAAAGACAGGAAGTTAGGCCAGATTGGATCACCTTTGTCACCACGATCAGTGCTTGTTCTGAGTTAGCGATTTCAAAACTTGGAACACAAATTCTATCCCAAGCTGTTAAAGTAGGGCTTGGTTCTGATGTTTCAGTTGCCAACAGTGCAATTACCTTATATTCCAGATGTGGTAGAATTGAAGAAGCGCAGAAAATTTTTGACTCAATACAAGAGAAAAACTTGGTTTCTTGGAACTCAATAATGGGAGGATATGCTCAAAATGGTGAAGGCAGGAAGGTGATTGAAGTTTTTCAGAACATGTTGATGGTTGGTTGCAGACCTGATCATATCACGTATATAGCAATTCTCTCAGGTTGCAGCCACTCGGGCCTTGTAAAAGAagcaaaatatcattttaactCCATGACTAAAGATTTTGGCATCTCTGCAACTCCTGAGCACTTTGTGTGTATGGTAGATCTGTTTGGTCGAGCTGGGTTACTAAAGCTGGCTTTGGATTTGATTGATCAAATGCCATTTAAGCCGAATGCCAGTATATGGGGTTCTCTACTCAGTGCTTGTAGGATCCACCATGACACTGAAATGGCAGAGCTGGCAATGAAGAACTTGCTAGAATTGAACACGGAAAACTTTGAAAGTTACATTCTGCTTGCAAATGCCTACTCTAGTTCTGGGAGACTGGAATGCGTTTCTGAGGTGAGACAAGTGATGAAAGAGAAGGGAGTACAGAAGGATCCTGGCTGCAGCTGGATAGAGGTGTGCAACAGGGTCCATGTATTTACTGCGAATGAAACAAGTCATCCACAAATGAAGGATATTTACAAGGCATTGGAAGACATTGTTAAGAAGATCAAAGATGATTATGGTTATGTTGATAGGTCAAGTTTTGTTGGGTATCATAGTGAGAAGCTTGCTATTGCTTTTGGTTTGATCAGCTTGCCTGATTGGATGCCAATCTATGTGATGAAAAACCTTCGAGTTTGCAATGATTGTCACCAGGTGATGAAATTGATTTCTCTTGTTGTCATGAGGAAACTTGTTGTGCGGGATGGGCACCGATTTCATCACTTGGAGAATGGAAGTTGCTCTTGTGGAGATTACTGGTAG